In one Desulfoferula mesophila genomic region, the following are encoded:
- a CDS encoding NAD-dependent epimerase/dehydratase family protein — protein sequence MKILVTGGTGFTGSAMVKRLISLGHEVVALDYKEGLIPQNLREAGAEVHIGSVTDKDLVERAMQGVEMVHHLAAAFRELNVPESFYDEVNTGGTRNVFEAAVRHGVRKVVYCSTCGVHGNVDNPPGGEDAPIQPADYYQQTKYNGEVVAREFFAQGMKTTILRPAAIYGPGDPERFFMIYRRVAKGVFPMFGSGKTLYHPLYIDNLVDAFLLAQEEDKGLGEAYLIADEHFYPIEELVKRVAKAMNKPVKIPHYPVWPLVAAGHVFEKVCKPFGITPPIFPRRVDWYRQNRAFKIDKAKAELGYAPKVGIDEGLANTYKWYQEMGYLQ from the coding sequence ATGAAGATTTTGGTGACCGGCGGCACCGGCTTTACCGGTTCGGCCATGGTTAAAAGGCTCATCTCCCTGGGGCACGAAGTGGTGGCCCTGGACTACAAGGAAGGCCTCATCCCCCAGAACCTCCGGGAGGCCGGAGCCGAGGTGCACATCGGCTCGGTGACCGACAAGGACCTGGTGGAGCGGGCCATGCAGGGGGTGGAGATGGTCCACCACCTGGCCGCCGCCTTCCGCGAGCTCAACGTGCCCGAGAGCTTTTACGACGAGGTGAACACCGGCGGCACCCGCAACGTCTTCGAGGCGGCGGTGCGCCACGGGGTGCGCAAGGTGGTCTATTGCTCCACCTGCGGGGTGCACGGCAACGTGGACAATCCCCCCGGGGGCGAGGACGCGCCCATCCAGCCGGCCGACTACTACCAGCAGACCAAGTACAACGGCGAGGTGGTGGCCCGGGAGTTTTTCGCCCAGGGCATGAAGACCACCATCCTCCGGCCCGCGGCCATCTACGGCCCCGGCGACCCGGAGCGCTTCTTCATGATCTACCGCCGGGTGGCCAAAGGGGTGTTCCCCATGTTCGGCTCGGGCAAGACCTTGTACCACCCGCTGTACATCGACAACCTGGTGGACGCCTTCCTCCTGGCCCAGGAGGAGGACAAGGGCCTGGGTGAGGCCTACCTCATCGCCGACGAGCACTTCTATCCCATCGAAGAGCTGGTCAAGCGGGTGGCCAAGGCCATGAACAAGCCGGTGAAGATACCCCACTACCCGGTGTGGCCCCTGGTGGCCGCCGGGCACGTGTTCGAGAAGGTGTGCAAGCCCTTTGGGATCACCCCGCCCATCTTCCCCCGCCGGGTGGACTGGTACCGCCAGAACCGGGCCTTCAAGATCGACAAGGCCAAGGCCGAGCTGGGCTACGCCCCCAAGGTGGGCATCGACGAGGGCCTCGCCAACACCTACAAGTGGTACCAGGAGATGGGCTACCTCCAATGA
- a CDS encoding metal-dependent hydrolase has protein sequence MPTPLGHALAGMAAGTAASGGRTILGPVKDLVFFAGFGVLADVDFLPGLILGDGTGWHRGVSHSIVAAVAAGLLAWLWFRRRPGGGWLALGALAAYASHILLDYLNVDTRPPFGIPLLWPFSQEYMLAHHAIFPDVKRHALTWAIVRHDLMTVAWETLLLGPPMLAALLWRKIKRRQSEGRN, from the coding sequence ATGCCCACCCCCCTGGGCCACGCCCTGGCCGGTATGGCCGCCGGGACCGCGGCCAGCGGCGGGCGCACCATCCTGGGACCGGTCAAGGATCTGGTGTTCTTCGCGGGCTTCGGGGTGCTGGCCGACGTGGACTTTCTGCCCGGCCTCATTTTGGGCGACGGAACGGGCTGGCACCGGGGGGTGAGCCACTCGATCGTGGCCGCGGTGGCGGCGGGGCTGTTGGCCTGGCTGTGGTTCCGGCGCCGGCCGGGGGGCGGCTGGCTGGCCCTGGGGGCCCTGGCCGCCTATGCCAGCCACATCCTGCTGGACTATCTCAACGTGGACACCAGGCCCCCCTTTGGGATACCCTTGCTCTGGCCCTTTTCCCAGGAGTATATGCTGGCCCATCATGCTATATTTCCTGATGTTAAGCGCCACGCGCTCACCTGGGCCATCGTAAGACACGACCTGATGACCGTGGCCTGGGAAACCCTGTTGCTGGGGCCCCCCATGTTGGCGGCCCTGCTGTGGCGGAAGATCAAGCGCCGCCAAAGCGAAGGACGAAACTAA
- a CDS encoding glycosyltransferase family 2 protein, producing MDLSVVVPIFNESANLEALHQELQEALEPLELDYEVIYVDDGSRDDSFAILARLAQSQPRDVVVRLRKNFGQTAAMSAGFDHAQGKVIVTMDGDLQNDPRDIPKLLTKLAEGYDIAAGWRFNRQDKFLSRKLPSKMANGLISLITKVKLHDYGCTLKAFRAEVIQNVRLYGELHRFIPAIASLMGVNIAEVKVNHRARKAGKSKYGIGRTPRVLLDLITVKFLLSYSTRPIQIFGLWGLIAFGAGFVMGLYYTCLKFFAGVPLWGKPGLFLAILLLFIGVQLICIGLLGEMQVRTYYEAQAKPIYAVRQRINYTPNRRD from the coding sequence GTGGACCTGTCAGTCGTCGTACCGATATTCAACGAGAGCGCCAACCTGGAGGCCCTGCACCAGGAATTGCAAGAGGCCCTGGAGCCCCTGGAGCTGGACTATGAGGTGATCTACGTGGACGACGGCTCCCGGGACGACAGCTTCGCCATCCTGGCCCGCTTGGCCCAGTCCCAGCCCCGCGACGTGGTGGTGCGCCTGCGCAAGAACTTCGGCCAGACGGCGGCCATGAGCGCGGGCTTCGACCATGCCCAGGGCAAGGTCATCGTGACCATGGACGGGGATCTGCAAAACGACCCCCGCGACATCCCCAAGCTGCTGACCAAGCTGGCCGAGGGATACGACATCGCGGCGGGCTGGCGCTTCAACCGCCAGGACAAGTTCCTCTCGCGCAAGCTGCCCTCCAAAATGGCCAACGGGCTCATCAGCCTTATCACCAAGGTGAAGCTGCACGACTACGGCTGCACCCTCAAGGCCTTCCGGGCCGAGGTGATCCAGAACGTACGCCTCTACGGCGAGCTGCACCGCTTCATCCCGGCCATCGCCTCGCTCATGGGGGTGAACATCGCCGAGGTGAAGGTGAACCACCGGGCCCGCAAGGCGGGCAAAAGCAAGTACGGCATCGGCCGCACCCCCCGGGTGCTCTTGGACCTGATCACCGTCAAGTTCCTGTTGTCCTACTCCACCCGGCCCATCCAGATTTTCGGGCTGTGGGGGCTTATCGCCTTTGGGGCGGGCTTTGTCATGGGACTCTACTACACCTGCCTGAAGTTCTTCGCCGGGGTGCCCCTGTGGGGCAAGCCCGGCTTATTCCTGGCGATCCTGCTGTTGTTCATCGGTGTGCAGCTCATCTGCATCGGCCTGTTGGGCGAGATGCAGGTGCGCACCTATTACGAGGCCCAGGCCAAGCCCATCTACGCCGTACGCCAGAGGATTAACTACACGCCGAACCGGCGGGACTGA
- a CDS encoding glycosyltransferase family 4 protein codes for MKLIYDLRLLTGQMHGMARYALELLRALLDAEPELGVGALVRKPEHARLLPADPRVVAIAANLAPYGLGSQMNLPRILGGLKPDIYHCPFYAPPARYNGPMVFTIHDLIHLRFPKDHGLRHRLFYLWVVAPAAKRAGAVFTPSAHSKQDLIDLMGVPEGKIVITPNAASPAFRPPAKGAAPPAGLPARYILGVGNPKPHKNLGALVQAHQQLRRNPPGGVEVPPLVVVGVGPGEAVWAKPSDELVLLPSLDDADLALAYGLARAVVVPSLYEGFGLPALEALACGAPVLAADRASLPEVVGSAGLLVEPDAESLAEGLRSLLGDSALAQRLRQAGPKQAATFSWARTAKTTLATYRKVAARWR; via the coding sequence TTGAAACTCATCTACGATCTCAGGCTGTTGACCGGCCAGATGCACGGCATGGCCCGCTATGCCCTGGAGCTGCTAAGGGCCCTGCTGGACGCGGAGCCCGAGTTGGGGGTGGGCGCCCTGGTGCGCAAGCCCGAGCACGCCCGTCTGCTGCCCGCGGACCCGCGGGTGGTGGCCATCGCCGCCAACCTGGCCCCCTACGGCCTGGGCAGCCAGATGAACCTGCCGCGCATCCTGGGCGGCCTGAAGCCCGACATTTACCACTGCCCCTTTTACGCTCCGCCCGCCCGCTACAACGGCCCCATGGTCTTCACCATCCACGACCTGATCCACCTGCGCTTTCCCAAGGACCACGGCCTGCGTCACCGCCTGTTCTATTTGTGGGTGGTGGCCCCGGCGGCCAAGCGGGCCGGAGCGGTGTTCACCCCCAGCGCCCACTCCAAGCAGGACCTCATCGACCTGATGGGGGTGCCCGAGGGCAAGATAGTCATCACTCCCAACGCGGCGAGCCCGGCCTTCCGGCCGCCGGCCAAGGGGGCCGCCCCGCCCGCCGGTCTGCCCGCCCGCTACATCCTGGGAGTGGGCAACCCCAAGCCCCACAAGAACCTGGGCGCCCTGGTCCAGGCCCATCAACAGTTGCGGCGCAACCCCCCGGGAGGGGTGGAGGTGCCGCCCTTGGTGGTGGTGGGGGTGGGGCCGGGCGAGGCCGTCTGGGCCAAGCCCAGCGACGAGCTGGTGCTGCTGCCCTCCCTGGACGACGCCGACTTGGCCCTGGCCTATGGCCTGGCCCGGGCGGTGGTGGTGCCCTCGCTCTACGAAGGCTTCGGCCTGCCCGCCCTGGAGGCCCTGGCCTGCGGCGCGCCGGTGTTGGCCGCCGATCGCGCCTCCCTGCCCGAGGTGGTGGGCTCGGCCGGGCTGTTGGTGGAGCCGGACGCCGAGTCCCTGGCCGAGGGGCTTCGGAGCTTACTGGGTGATTCGGCCCTGGCCCAGCGCCTGCGCCAGGCCGGGCCCAAGCAGGCGGCCACGTTTTCCTGGGCCCGCACGGCCAAAACCACCCTGGCCACTTACCGCAAGGTGGCGGCGAGGTGGCGATGA
- a CDS encoding glycosyltransferase, translated as MNFSAMPPSLSGVRVVLVHDWLTGMRGGEKVLEALCRLFPSAPLYTLLHLRGSVGGVIEQRTIRTSFLQRMPLAAKRYRHYLPLFPAAVGSLKLPPCDLVVSTSHCVAKAVRPPRGSVHVSYLHTPMRYIWDMYADYFGPGRGGAARYVMPLLRGRLQRWDVATCGRVDHFLANSRHVARRIERHYGRRAQVIHPPVDSGRFAPVARVEDYYLVVSALVPYKRVDLAIQACNRLGRRLVVVGAGPEKARLQSLAGPNVEFLGWAGDEHLADLYARAKAFLFPGEEDFGITPLESMAAGRPVVAYGRGGALETVVGLDDAQGRPPTGVFFDRQEVEDLVGAMSRLEADLERFEPQALAERAAQFDTKVFMRQMSAYLSQALAAPAVDQAGER; from the coding sequence ATGAATTTCTCGGCCATGCCGCCGTCCCTGAGCGGGGTCAGGGTGGTGCTGGTGCACGATTGGCTCACCGGCATGCGCGGCGGGGAAAAGGTGCTGGAGGCCCTGTGCCGCCTGTTCCCCTCGGCCCCGCTCTACACCCTGTTGCACCTGCGCGGTTCGGTGGGCGGCGTCATAGAGCAGCGGACCATCCGCACCTCCTTTTTGCAGCGCATGCCCCTGGCGGCCAAGCGCTACCGCCACTATCTGCCCCTGTTCCCGGCGGCGGTGGGCTCGCTCAAGCTGCCGCCCTGCGACCTGGTGGTCTCAACCAGCCACTGCGTGGCCAAGGCGGTGCGCCCGCCCCGGGGCTCGGTGCACGTCAGTTATCTGCACACCCCCATGCGCTACATCTGGGACATGTACGCCGACTACTTCGGCCCCGGACGGGGCGGGGCGGCCCGCTACGTCATGCCCCTGTTGCGCGGCCGCCTGCAGCGTTGGGACGTGGCCACCTGCGGCCGGGTGGACCATTTCCTGGCCAACAGCCGCCACGTGGCCCGGCGCATCGAGCGCCATTACGGGCGCCGGGCCCAGGTGATCCACCCCCCGGTGGACTCCGGGCGCTTCGCTCCGGTGGCCCGGGTGGAAGACTACTACCTGGTGGTCAGCGCCCTGGTGCCCTACAAGCGGGTAGACCTGGCCATCCAGGCCTGCAACCGGCTGGGACGCCGCCTGGTGGTGGTGGGCGCCGGTCCGGAGAAGGCCCGGCTTCAGTCCCTGGCCGGCCCCAACGTGGAGTTTTTGGGCTGGGCCGGCGACGAGCACCTGGCCGACCTCTACGCTAGGGCCAAGGCCTTCCTGTTCCCCGGCGAGGAGGACTTCGGCATCACCCCCCTGGAGTCCATGGCCGCCGGACGCCCGGTGGTGGCCTATGGCCGGGGCGGGGCCCTGGAGACGGTGGTGGGCCTGGACGATGCCCAGGGCCGGCCGCCCACCGGGGTGTTTTTTGACCGGCAGGAGGTGGAGGATCTGGTGGGGGCCATGAGCCGCCTGGAAGCGGACCTGGAGCGCTTCGAGCCCCAGGCCCTGGCCGAGCGCGCGGCCCAGTTCGACACCAAGGTTTTCATGCGCCAAATGAGCGCCTACTTGTCCCAGGCCCTGGCCGCCCCGGCCGTTGACCAGGCCGGGGAGCGATGA
- the trkA gene encoding Trk system potassium transporter TrkA yields MQVLIIGAGEVGFHTALRLSHEGHRVVVVDSLPERVRQISEQMDVQTLVGQGSSPAVLRTAGVHKADLVLVVTNSDEVNLAACRFARLLAPAATLIARIRSTDYLDFFEEVGAASLDVDTVINPEREVATQIMQFLAVPAASSVADFAGGMVKMLGLKIPPTCPNVGHPLSELRIAGGPRYLVVAIERAGKVIIPRGDDVILSDDLAYVVTRGENIDLVVEHFGLQSQPVRNLVVVGGGSIGRLVAQWARERGIKIRIIEKNEARCEALVDQLEDVTVLNGDGTDLSLLEEENVGAADVFAAVTDDEEDNVLIALLGRKMGARRTIARVAHLGYVPLVSSLGLDLVVSPRFAAVGAILRHLRAGKVLAVAPLKDEDTEVIEVEAQETSELVGKPLSQVKLPQGSLVAAVIRGEEVEIATGDTVVHPGNRLVIFVTRKVLKKVEKLLTVRLEYF; encoded by the coding sequence GTGCAGGTTCTGATCATCGGCGCCGGCGAGGTGGGATTCCACACCGCGCTCCGGCTGTCCCACGAAGGCCACCGGGTGGTGGTGGTGGACAGCCTGCCCGAACGGGTGCGCCAGATATCCGAGCAGATGGACGTGCAGACCCTGGTGGGTCAGGGGTCCAGCCCGGCGGTGCTTCGGACCGCCGGAGTGCACAAGGCGGACCTGGTGCTGGTGGTCACCAACAGCGATGAGGTGAACCTGGCCGCCTGCCGCTTCGCCCGCCTGCTGGCCCCGGCGGCCACCCTGATCGCCCGCATCCGCAGCACCGACTACCTGGACTTTTTCGAAGAGGTGGGCGCGGCCAGCCTGGACGTGGACACGGTGATCAACCCCGAGCGGGAGGTGGCCACCCAGATCATGCAGTTTTTGGCGGTGCCGGCGGCCAGCAGCGTGGCCGACTTCGCCGGGGGCATGGTCAAGATGCTGGGCCTCAAGATTCCTCCCACCTGCCCCAACGTGGGCCATCCCCTGAGCGAGCTGCGCATCGCCGGGGGGCCGCGCTACCTGGTGGTGGCCATCGAGCGGGCCGGCAAGGTCATCATCCCCCGGGGCGACGACGTGATCCTCTCCGACGATCTAGCCTACGTGGTCACCCGCGGCGAGAACATCGACCTGGTGGTGGAGCACTTCGGCCTGCAAAGCCAGCCGGTGCGCAACCTGGTGGTGGTGGGCGGCGGGTCCATCGGCCGCCTGGTGGCCCAGTGGGCCCGCGAGCGGGGCATCAAGATCCGCATCATCGAGAAAAACGAGGCCCGCTGCGAGGCCTTGGTGGATCAGCTGGAGGACGTCACCGTGCTCAACGGCGACGGCACCGACCTGAGCCTGTTGGAAGAGGAAAACGTGGGCGCGGCCGACGTGTTCGCGGCGGTGACCGACGACGAGGAAGACAACGTGCTCATCGCCCTGCTGGGGCGCAAGATGGGCGCGCGCCGCACCATCGCCCGGGTGGCCCACCTGGGCTACGTGCCCCTGGTCAGCTCCCTGGGCCTGGACCTGGTGGTAAGCCCGCGCTTCGCGGCGGTGGGCGCCATCCTGCGCCACCTGAGGGCGGGCAAGGTCTTGGCCGTGGCTCCCCTCAAGGACGAGGACACCGAGGTCATCGAGGTGGAGGCCCAGGAAACCAGCGAGTTGGTGGGCAAGCCGCTTAGTCAGGTCAAACTGCCCCAGGGTTCTCTGGTGGCCGCGGTCATCCGGGGCGAGGAGGTGGAGATCGCCACCGGCGACACCGTGGTGCACCCCGGCAACCGCCTGGTCATCTTCGTCACCCGCAAGGTGCTCAAGAAGGTGGAAAAGCTTTTAACCGTGCGTTTGGAGTATTTTTAG
- a CDS encoding TrkH family potassium uptake protein, producing MGLAVVLSLLGVLCMGVGLFMLLPLGVALLYGENTWHAFAGGAFASLVLGAVLFWLFRDKDTREMNHRQGMAIVGISWAVAGLLGALPFYLSGEFAGFGDAVFESVSGFTTTGASVLTNVEGCSKGVLFWRALTHWLGGMGFIVLSVAILPFVGVGGMQLFKAEVPSPTPDRLAPRITDTASVLWKVYAVITAAEVALLMLGGMDWFDATCHAFATMATGGFSTKNTSIAAFNSSYIEVIVTIFMILAGMNFTLHFQMMWQRRWSAWWRNEEWRTYMYLWLGAALVGAMALAFISQYGVWESIRLAAFQSATILTTTGFATADYCLWPAVAVAPLVVLMFIGGSAGSTGGGPKVMRLMVVAKQIQAELKRLVHPRVVAPVRLEHHSLDRGIVASVWGFLGAYFFCFVLVALLLTAMDLDLTTSFSASIACLGNIGPGLGSVGPAGNYSQIPLLGKWLLSLAMIVGRLEVYTVLILFLPEFWRD from the coding sequence TTGGGCTTGGCCGTCGTCCTATCTCTGCTGGGGGTCTTGTGCATGGGCGTGGGGCTGTTCATGCTCCTGCCCCTGGGGGTGGCCCTCCTCTACGGCGAGAACACCTGGCACGCCTTCGCCGGGGGAGCCTTTGCCAGCCTGGTATTGGGCGCGGTGCTGTTCTGGCTGTTCCGCGACAAGGACACCCGGGAGATGAACCACCGCCAAGGCATGGCCATCGTGGGCATCTCCTGGGCCGTGGCCGGGCTCTTGGGCGCGCTGCCGTTTTACTTAAGCGGCGAGTTCGCGGGCTTCGGCGACGCGGTGTTCGAGTCGGTGTCGGGCTTTACCACCACCGGGGCCAGCGTGCTCACCAACGTGGAAGGCTGCTCCAAGGGGGTCTTGTTCTGGCGGGCCCTGACTCACTGGCTGGGAGGCATGGGCTTCATCGTGCTTTCCGTGGCCATCCTGCCCTTCGTGGGGGTGGGCGGCATGCAGTTGTTCAAGGCCGAGGTGCCCAGCCCCACTCCGGATCGCCTGGCCCCGCGCATCACCGACACGGCCAGCGTGCTGTGGAAGGTCTACGCGGTGATAACCGCCGCCGAGGTGGCCCTTTTGATGCTCGGGGGCATGGATTGGTTCGACGCCACCTGCCACGCCTTCGCCACCATGGCCACCGGCGGCTTCTCCACCAAAAACACCTCCATCGCCGCCTTCAACAGCAGCTACATCGAGGTGATCGTCACCATCTTCATGATCCTGGCGGGCATGAACTTCACCCTGCATTTCCAGATGATGTGGCAGCGCCGCTGGAGCGCCTGGTGGCGCAACGAGGAATGGCGCACCTACATGTACCTGTGGCTGGGCGCGGCCCTGGTGGGCGCCATGGCCTTGGCCTTCATCTCGCAATACGGCGTGTGGGAATCCATTCGCCTGGCCGCCTTCCAGAGCGCGACCATCCTCACCACCACCGGCTTCGCCACGGCAGACTACTGCCTGTGGCCCGCGGTGGCCGTGGCTCCCCTGGTGGTGCTGATGTTCATCGGCGGCTCGGCGGGCAGCACCGGCGGCGGGCCCAAGGTGATGCGCCTGATGGTGGTGGCCAAACAGATCCAGGCCGAGCTCAAGCGCCTGGTGCACCCGAGGGTGGTGGCCCCGGTGCGCCTGGAGCACCACTCCCTGGACCGGGGCATCGTGGCCTCGGTGTGGGGCTTTCTGGGGGCCTACTTCTTCTGCTTCGTGCTGGTGGCCCTGCTGCTCACGGCCATGGACCTGGACCTGACCACCTCCTTCTCCGCCTCCATCGCCTGCCTGGGCAACATCGGCCCCGGCCTGGGCTCTGTGGGCCCGGCGGGCAACTACTCTCAGATCCCCCTGTTGGGCAAGTGGCTGCTGTCGCTGGCCATGATCGTGGGGCGGCTGGAAGTCTATACCGTTCTTATTCTTTTCCTGCCCGAGTTCTGGCGAGATTAG
- the bioD gene encoding dethiobiotin synthase, whose amino-acid sequence MSHKGVVVVGTDTDAGKTMVSAALVAGLRQAGVPAGYLKPLASECAMGPGGPMSPDVALLHRLVGLEEPLSSLNPVCLRAPLSPLAAAREEGVELSLAASVAACREFLAGQEFGVIEGVGGLLVPIAPGATFRELAVELGLPVVVAARPGLGTINHTLLTIQALRQADLNVLGFVFSFTQPADPGDPSIKENHALIHEYSGTPFMGALPYLGPREQISRLALHQAVRENLDMSPALAVR is encoded by the coding sequence ATGAGTCACAAGGGAGTGGTGGTCGTCGGCACCGACACCGACGCGGGCAAGACCATGGTCTCGGCCGCCCTGGTGGCCGGCCTGCGCCAGGCGGGCGTCCCGGCGGGCTACCTCAAGCCCCTGGCCAGCGAGTGCGCCATGGGCCCCGGCGGGCCGATGAGCCCGGACGTGGCCCTGCTGCACCGCCTGGTGGGGCTCGAGGAGCCGCTGTCCAGCCTGAACCCGGTGTGTTTGCGCGCCCCGCTGTCGCCCCTGGCCGCCGCCCGGGAAGAAGGGGTGGAGCTGTCCCTGGCCGCCTCGGTGGCCGCCTGTAGGGAGTTTTTGGCGGGGCAGGAGTTCGGGGTCATCGAAGGGGTGGGCGGCCTGCTGGTGCCCATCGCGCCGGGCGCCACCTTCCGGGAACTGGCCGTGGAGCTGGGCCTGCCGGTCGTGGTGGCCGCCCGGCCCGGCCTGGGCACCATCAACCACACCCTGCTGACCATCCAGGCCCTGCGCCAGGCAGACCTGAACGTGCTGGGCTTCGTGTTTAGCTTCACCCAACCGGCCGACCCGGGCGACCCCTCCATCAAGGAGAACCACGCCCTGATCCACGAGTACAGCGGCACCCCCTTCATGGGCGCCCTGCCCTACCTGGGCCCGCGTGAACAGATAAGCCGGCTGGCCTTGCACCAGGCGGTGCGGGAGAATCTGGACATGTCGCCGGCGCTGGCGGTGCGCTAA
- the bioF gene encoding 8-amino-7-oxononanoate synthase, whose product MGERPVLEILKDRVAAKQAVGLTRRLVSVGPACGRHVTVRGRRCLLMASNDYLGLAGHPRLAAAAQEAAAACGTGSGASRLISGTLESHLELEWAIARFKHAPAALFFPTGYMTNLGVVSTLAGEGDLIVSDALNHASLIDACRLSRAQVAVFPHGDAARAEELLAQGPADRVKLLVSDGVFSMDGELAPVPELLAAARRQNALLVIDDAHATGVWGATGRGTLEHYGLEPEPQVVMAGTFSKALGGLGGFAAGAPEVIEALVHGARSLLYSTAPPPAQAAVALAGLELVDAEPWRREHLCALSALLRRRLAEAGLTSVGRAGPIVPVLTGSAQASLQLAEGLWERGIFAPAVRPPTVPEGASRIRLTVTAAHQESDIEQAAQALADAAREAGL is encoded by the coding sequence ATGGGCGAGCGACCGGTTCTTGAAATTCTTAAAGACCGGGTGGCCGCCAAACAGGCCGTGGGGCTAACCCGCCGCCTGGTTTCGGTGGGCCCCGCCTGCGGCCGCCATGTCACCGTGCGCGGGCGGCGCTGCCTGTTGATGGCCAGCAACGACTACCTGGGCCTGGCCGGGCACCCCCGCCTGGCCGCCGCGGCCCAGGAGGCGGCCGCCGCCTGCGGCACCGGCTCCGGGGCCAGCCGCCTCATCTCCGGCACCCTGGAGTCGCACCTCGAGCTGGAGTGGGCCATCGCCCGCTTCAAGCACGCCCCGGCGGCCCTGTTCTTCCCCACCGGCTACATGACCAACTTGGGGGTGGTGAGCACCCTGGCCGGCGAGGGCGACCTCATCGTCAGCGACGCGCTCAACCACGCCAGCCTAATCGACGCCTGCCGTCTTTCCCGCGCCCAGGTGGCGGTCTTCCCTCATGGCGACGCGGCCCGGGCCGAGGAGCTTTTGGCCCAGGGGCCTGCGGACCGGGTAAAGCTGCTGGTCAGCGACGGGGTGTTTTCCATGGACGGCGAATTGGCCCCGGTGCCGGAGCTGCTGGCCGCGGCCCGGCGGCAAAACGCTCTGTTGGTCATCGACGACGCCCACGCCACCGGGGTGTGGGGGGCCACCGGCCGGGGCACCCTGGAGCATTACGGCCTGGAACCCGAGCCCCAGGTGGTCATGGCCGGCACCTTCAGCAAGGCCCTGGGCGGCCTGGGCGGTTTCGCGGCCGGGGCGCCGGAGGTTATCGAGGCCCTGGTGCACGGAGCCCGTTCCCTGCTCTACTCCACCGCCCCGCCCCCGGCCCAGGCGGCGGTGGCCCTGGCCGGGCTGGAGTTGGTGGACGCCGAGCCCTGGCGGCGGGAGCATCTGTGCGCCCTGAGCGCCCTGCTGCGCCGCCGGTTGGCCGAGGCCGGGCTCACCAGCGTGGGCCGGGCCGGGCCCATCGTGCCGGTACTCACCGGCAGCGCCCAGGCCTCCCTGCAATTGGCCGAGGGCCTCTGGGAGCGGGGAATCTTCGCCCCGGCGGTGCGCCCGCCCACGGTGCCCGAGGGGGCCAGCCGCATCCGGCTGACCGTCACCGCCGCCCACCAGGAATCGGACATTGAGCAGGCGGCCCAGGCCCTGGCGGACGCCGCGCGGGAGGCGGGGCTATGA